The stretch of DNA GTGCAGGATCTGAAAATAAATTGTATCTCCTGATATTGCTGAAATATCTCaaaaagatataaatatttaattacgAATAGGATAGTCTTTGAgttgaataattttttgattcaaaattttagtatattcgGTGCTAGATGCGAAATTTTATACTTTGCTCACAAACTAAGATTTTAAGCATTTCCTGTATAGTTTCTGTTGAATAAGTATTCTAAAAGAAATATTGTTGTAGTTAGATGAGTTACAGTGGACGCTCCTAtgacgtaaattccagatagcataaaacatttatgtgaagtttttgctttgtactacgTAACAAATTtgatataacgtaaagtgtcaagtcggttgagttttcaaattcgatttgaatgttaaatTTATCTCGCCGCACTTTTGGAAAAAAAACGACTAATTATAGCGTTATATCTGTTACATATATGACTACcgtgacattctagttcatcgtaATATATCGTCACACATGTCGACAAGAaggagaataggatagctgcacaattgttcataaatacaaaggtgatcgataggtgcaggtgttacaatgTCGGTTGGAATATCGTCCAATGTTATCTTTTATCGTAACCTTGACCCTtgaatacagatagacgacgacCAGGTGGAGccgctttttataataaaaatattttgttgttttggcTTATTGTACACgtaaaaaagtatttgttattagttttactttgtagaaaaaactttattgtttagaaaaaataagaaaattgttgtaaatgaacaccgaaaatatGCAGTCCCTAttaacttgttgtaaaattatggtctgtaaaaccagtgagattgattataaaaaggagaaaagggGAGGGGTGATGCGGTTGGCCAGTCACTCATGGGGTTattcagaaaaaaaaaacatcgTTTCTCACATTACGCTCAGTAGGACACCATAGTCCCGACCTTCCAAGTGCTCCATGGAACAATGGCTATAATCATCCACAAATTTGATTAGTAGACACTGTTTCTGAAAGCTGTCCAATGAACCACCTCATAGGATTACCTGTTCAATAGGATGACTGACTCCTAATGTCCAGGGTGCATTCAATATCACAATATTGTTAGATCACATCATGCACAATAGACATAGATTTCAAATGTTATGAAGTATGCATGCAAAGTAGTATGTATAGCAGGTATAGCAGGTATGGCATATATAACAGGTATGACAGATATAGCGGGTATAGATACAAAAATACATAAGAACATCGAGCGtaggaatgaaaaaaaaattttgattagtGACTAAAATTAGCTGTTACAAAAAGCCATTGATCCAAATCAGACAGACACCTGTCACACTCTGTCAAATGTTTTGCAGAAAGTATCTACACGTAaatatcaacaaaaacaaaaaattaatttatttagtcTGTTTTCTGTGACCCTGCTGATCTCTCGACCTGATATCACGCGATTTTTTTGAGTGATAATTTTATGCTCGATTCAATATGCATGTATTAAACAGTGAATACAAGATTTCATGCGTGGAGCTGTTGCTCTGGTTAGATACCATTCAGTTACAAAAGGCACCTATTTATAGATATTTGGGCTAGGCTTGATCATAGCTGGCTCGTATGGAGTAGCCCAAGCAAAGACTCTACCGTGGGACAAGATAAAGGAGTACTTGGTTGGAGCACCAGATAGTGATGAGGCAGCAACAAGGTCAGCGCTTATCGGGATTGCTGCAGTTGTTATAGTAATGGGTCTCATCACCATGTCCATTTCCTCTTGTGGCTGGCTGGGGGCATGCAAACAGAACACTTGCTTACTGTTCACGGTAAGTGTCGCATGCATTCTTAGAAGTAAGTGTCGCATACATTCCGTAGACGCCAGTTTTTTTTGACAGTAACTATCACATGCATTCTTAGAAGTAAGTGTCACATGCATTTCATAGACACTTATTTACTGTTAACAGTAAGTGTCGAATGCATTCCTTAGACAACTGCTTATTGTTGACGACAAGTGTTGCATGGATTAATTAACCACCTGTTTACTGTTGACGGTAAGTGTCACATAGATTCCTTAGACACCTGCTTACTGTTGACGGTATGTGTCACATAGATTCCATAACCGAGTACTTCAGATGAACAAGCTAGAAATATTGTTGAGGAAAGATTTTCTGAATCTTTCATCAACAACCTGTGGCAGTACACAATGATTTTTATAACTGATCAGAAGCCCATATGAAGGAGTGTTGTGGtaacaaaaattcatttgatAATTCCATTTTAGTACGACGACGACAAATTTTTATTAGATATGAATTGTTTTCAAGTAACTGGTATGAAAGATTTTCCAGCTCATGGACTTTACTTATAAGGTACTTCGCTGGTAATGTCATACCATCTTACCTGCATTTTACTCGCATATTATCTGCAAAAAATTGTTCAGTTCATTGAGGAGTTCATTACTCACAGGAGTCTGAATAAAATTCTGAAAGTGCTACAAATCTAAAAAGAAATACCACAAGACTATTTATCAACATTAAAATTTTCTGTTGTGATTAAACAAATTGGTGAGTGATACGATATGTACTGAATAAAATATCTGTTTGAAAAGAGGATCACTAAGTCATTAGGTCGCTAGGTCGGTGTCAGATTAATAAATTTAAGTGCTCCTCAAAAGTGTTTGAGATATAAGCGCTTAGCCAAAAATCAATCTTTAGGTTTTTATCATGTACATAGACATGTATATGCTCATAtacttgtatatgtacatatatgtatgcaaTAGCTTGATGCAAGAATGTCAGCTGCATATTGTAAATGAACAAGATCATGTGGATTTTGTCTTTACAGTTCAGTGTCTTTACAATTCAGTGTCTTTACAATTCAATGTCTTTACAATTCAATGTCTTTACAATTCAATGTCTTTACATATCAATGTCTGTACAATACAATTCACCGTTTTTCCAAACACATTGTCTTGTCCAATCTTTACAGTAAAAATTACTTGGAGTTGTTTCTCCATGTCTCTGCTAACCATGAGTCTGCTAACACATATTTGCCATATATTTCATCCGTTGTTTCAGTTCTCAGTGAGCATGGCCATTATCATACTGCTGGAGTTTATCCTCGGCATTGCTGTGCTAGTCACTGTGAAAAACTTCACCAACCCTGAAAATAAAGGTTCTCTAGAAGCAATTATAAAAGAGGCTGAAACGGAGTATAATAACCGTGGTAACAACACAAGCACGCCAGCTGCTGATGCCTTTGATTTCCTCCAAGCAAATGGGGTAAGCTTCAAGATACTAAATTATCAGACAGAAACCTGGCTTGGCAAGTGTCTGGCAGGTGCTTGCGAGGCTTACTGTGTGTTAGTCACAAGTTGTTGTCAAACCTCTCATGATGAAAAGCATGAGCTAAGTAAATTATTTTATGGAGTTGAGATGCGATTGACTTAGGGGAGAATGATAATTGCTTCATCTGTTTATGTAGTTCTGGTAGTTTTGGTAGTTTTGGTTGGTTTCACAAACTTCGGCTAGATGCAATCATTATTGGTTGGTTTTTTTCTTTCTGGCTGCTATTACATGGCACCACAGCCATCAACTACTTCATTATGCGTCTTAAACAAACAAATAGGGAAAAGAAAACTGCGCAGAATCTTTTTCAGTGACTAAGAATATAAAAATGTGAAACCAACATTTGCGCATGAAGAAATAATATAAGCTAGAAAGCAAGATGGAATTGCTGAGCGAATGTTACAGCTGCGACGAGAGTTTATTGCCAAAAGAGGTGTGTATAAGAGGACAGTAGTTGTCTTCATTTCCTTGCCCTTCTGTTGCTGATAGTTTTTTTAGATTAGATGTCAGTAGTTGTCCTCTCATGTGCATTTAGCATTAGAACTCAGATGcgcaaatatttggttttatatAGACTTGCTGTGGAATCTATGGGCCAGACGATTATACGATTATCCCCATACCAGCGACTTGCTACAAAGATGGAAACACAAAAACTGACCCGAGTAGTGTAAGTAATCATGCTCAGAACTCACTCAGTAGCGTAAGTAATCATACTCAAGACTTACTCAATAGTGTAAGTAATCATACTCAAGACTTAATCAGTAGTGTAAGTAATCATGCTCAGGACTCACTCAGTAGTGTAAGTAATCATACTCAAGACTTACTCAATAGTGTAAGTAATCATACTCAAGACTTACTCAGCAGTGTAAGTAATCATACGCAAGACTTACTCAGTAGTGTAAGTAATCATACTCAAAACTTACTCAGTAGTGTAAGTAATCATACTCAAGACCTACTCATTAGTGTAAGTAATCATACTCAAGACTTACTTAGTAGTGTAAGTAATCATACTCAAGACTTACTCAGTAGTGTAAGTAATCATACTCAAGACTTACTCAGTAGTGTAAGTAATCATACTCAAGACCTACTCAGTAGTGTAAGTAATCATA from Watersipora subatra chromosome 2, tzWatSuba1.1, whole genome shotgun sequence encodes:
- the LOC137387783 gene encoding 23 kDa integral membrane protein-like, with protein sequence MGSEPGLMGRMARYLFIGFNALFTIFGLGLIIAGSYGVAQAKTLPWDKIKEYLVGAPDSDEAATRSALIGIAAVVIVMGLITMSISSCGWLGACKQNTCLLFTFSVSMAIIILLEFILGIAVLVTVKNFTNPENKGSLEAIIKEAETEYNNRGNNTSTPAADAFDFLQANGTCCGIYGPDDYTIIPIPATCYKDGNTKTDPSSVGCLEAYSDMLKNIASGVGGVAIGFCVIEIFGLVISCYLACNMRKGTPYEQH